From the genome of Hymenobacter gelipurpurascens:
GCAATGTACCCGAAGACCCCAACCAGTGGTATTTGAACACCGGCGACCCGAACACCAGTGTAAACGGTGCGCCGGAACTGGGCAAGGACCGCCGTCTATCGTTCCTGGGCCGCATCAACTACGCGTTTGCGGATAAGTACCTGCTCACGACGAACCTGCGCTACGATGGTACTTCCAAGTTCAACTCCAGCCAGCGCTGGGGGCTGTTCCCGTCGCTAGGCCTAGGCTGGGTCCTGACGGAGGAGGGCTTCCTGAAAGACCAGACTGTACTCAACTTCCTGAAGCTGCGCGCCAGCTACGGCCAGCTGGGCAACGACCAGATCGACCCCGCCTCGTACATCACGACGGCCGATGTGAACATTCCGTACGTGTTTAACACCCAGCCGGTGCTGGGGGCTGTAATTCGGGAGATTAAGGACCGTGACGTGCGCTGGGAAGTGACGACGGAGTACGACGCCGCCGTGGAGTTTGCTACCCTCGAAAACCACTTGAGCGGTGAACTGACCTACTACCGCAAAACGACGACCGACGCCCTGATTCCGGTGAACATTCCGGCCTTGTTCGGTGACCCCAACAACCAGTACATCACCAATGCCGCCGACATCAGCAACCGTGGTGTGGAAGCGGCCCTGACCTGGCGCAACCAGGTAGGGGAGAACTTCTCCTACAACTTTGGGGTGAATGCGACTTTCAATAAGAACCGCATTGAAAACCTAAACGGCGGCCAGGCCCTGTTCGGCGGCCCCCGTGAGGTAACGCGCTCCGATAATGGTGTGGCAGCAGGCAGCTTCTATGTCCTCAAAGCCATTGGCGTGTTCCAGAGTCAGGCGGAAATTGACGCCTACCCAAAATACACCTTCCTGACACCTCGCACTGGCGACCTGAAGTACGCGGATGCCAATGGCGACGGCGTAATTGACCCCAAAGACAGAGTATACGCCGGTTCCTATCAGCCGCCCATGTATTTCGGTATCAATGGCGGGCTGAACTTCCGGGGAGTGGATTTCTCGTTTGTGTTCTCGGGCAACGTCAACAACGATGTGTACAACCGGAAGAAACAGGCCACAGACGCTGTAACGGATAACATTGAAGAGGACTTCGCCAATAACCGCTGGACGACATCCAACCCTTCTCAGACGGACCCCTACGCTATTCGGAGCAACACGCCCAACTCTACGTACTTCATTGAGTCAGGCTCCTATATCCGCCTGAACAACCTGGTGCTGGGCTATACCATTCCGGCAGAACTGACGAAGCGGGCGCATATTTCCTCGCTGCGGGTGTTTGCTACGGGCCAGAATGTGTTCACCATCACCAAGTACTCGGGCTTTACGCCGGAGCTGCCGGGTGGGCCCTTGGATGCCGGTATCGAAGCCACCACGTACCCCACCAGCCGCACGCTTGCGCTGGGCCTCAATGTTAATTTCTAAGCTCGTCGCCTCATGAAAGCCATAACAACTATCATTTCCCGGCGCGTGTATCTGGCGGCGCTTGGGCTAGCCCTCACGGCAGGCGCCGTGGGCTGTAAAGATTTCCTGGAAGTAGCCCCCCAAGGCCAGCTGACTGAGGACCAGATTCGTACGGACCCCGCAGCCGCGCAAAAGCTGGTGGATGGCGTGTACAACGCCATGTACCTGGGCGGTTTCGGGCCCGATATCCACGGCCTGCAGTACATCATCCTGACGGATATTGCCTCCGACGACTCCGATAAAGGCAGCACGCCCCAGGACTATTCGGCGGCGGCTGAAGTTGATAACTTCACCCTGAACTCTACCAACAGCGTTGTTAACAATGCCTGGAAGGGCTATTTCCAGGGAATCAACCGGGCCAATCAGGCGCTGGACAAGGTTCCGCTGAGCCCGGCCCCCGAGGCCACTCGTAACCGGCTACTCGGGGAGTCGCGCTTCCTGCGGGGGTACTTCTACTTCAACATGGTTCGCCTGTTTGGTGGGGTGCCGAAGCTAGATAAGGTGCAGCCTGCCTCGGAAATTAATAACCCCGCTTTGCAGCAGCGTGCTACAGCCGCTGAGATTTATCAGCTGATTATTGATGATCTGCAGTTTGCCGTAGACAATCTGCCGCTGAAAGGAGCCACAGAAACCGGCCGCGCCACCAAAGCTGCAGCCCAGGCCATGCTGGCGAAGGTGTATCTGTATCAGAAGAACTACCAACAGGCCTACGCCCTCACCAACGAAATTATTACAGGTAAGTCGGGCAGTTATGGCCTGTTCCCGAACTACGAGGGTATCTGGCGCGAAGTAGGGGCCAACAGCCAAGAGTCTATTTTTGAGGTGCAAACGGGTGTCAATGCGGCCTGCAATAACTCGGCTGTAGAGCTGTATACCGTCAGCCAGGGGCCGCGCTCTGGCGGCCGGGGCGGCTGGGCCGACTTAGGTTTTGGCTTCAATACGCCTACCCAACAGCTGGCCGATGCCTATGAACCCGGCGACAAGCGCCGGGAGGGAAGCATCATCTTCATTACCACGGCCCGTAAGGGTACGGTACTGTGGGATGGTTTCCGGATTCCCAGCAAAGACTCCGTAGAAGGTTTCCGCTACAGCTATAAGGCGTATCACAGCCGCACGCAGGAAAAAAACTGCGGCAACAACGACTTTCTGCCCAAGAACATCCGGATAATGCGCTACGCCGAGGTGCTGCTGATTAATGCGGAGGCCGCATTGCAGACTGGCAACACGGCCGCGGCGCTGACCAATCTGAACCTGGTTCGCTCCCGGGCAGGCCTACCGGCCCGCACCACCGCTACACTGGCCAACAT
Proteins encoded in this window:
- a CDS encoding RagB/SusD family nutrient uptake outer membrane protein, which gives rise to MKAITTIISRRVYLAALGLALTAGAVGCKDFLEVAPQGQLTEDQIRTDPAAAQKLVDGVYNAMYLGGFGPDIHGLQYIILTDIASDDSDKGSTPQDYSAAAEVDNFTLNSTNSVVNNAWKGYFQGINRANQALDKVPLSPAPEATRNRLLGESRFLRGYFYFNMVRLFGGVPKLDKVQPASEINNPALQQRATAAEIYQLIIDDLQFAVDNLPLKGATETGRATKAAAQAMLAKVYLYQKNYQQAYALTNEIITGKSGSYGLFPNYEGIWREVGANSQESIFEVQTGVNAACNNSAVELYTVSQGPRSGGRGGWADLGFGFNTPTQQLADAYEPGDKRREGSIIFITTARKGTVLWDGFRIPSKDSVEGFRYSYKAYHSRTQEKNCGNNDFLPKNIRIMRYAEVLLINAEAALQTGNTAAALTNLNLVRSRAGLPARTTATLANIWQERRVELALEHDRFFDLVRQESVQPGRIVPLFAAQGKTFTKGKNELFPIPQEQIDLSGGQLTQNPGY